The following nucleotide sequence is from Oscillatoria salina IIICB1.
GAATCTTTGAAGTGGAAAATTGACCGTTGTACCCATAGTAACCCTTATATCTTTTAACCATGACGACTCTCTTACAAAGACTTCTCATCGAAACCCTCCCTAAATCTGAAAAGGAATCTGTGCTTGGTGAGTTTATTCAAACTATTTTACCCGCCGTTGAACGAGAATTTTCAGTTCCTGCAATGGGAGGTACAGAAGACAAATTCTCAAAGAATGCAGACCAAAGTTTGATGGTTCATGTCCTAAATGGACTCATTACCGCTTGGAACTTGAGTAAAGAATTAGACGAAGAACTTAGCGAAGAAGAAGCGCGGTTATTATGTCTAGGTTTCACCCTCCATGACTATGACAAATATAACCACTACTGTCCTATACAACCCCCTCCTGAACTACAAGAAACCGATAAAATTGTTAATCTTTGTTATCAACTTGCCCAAAAATTAAATTTTGCAAAATTTTGGGAAGACTGGGAAGATTATCTGTTAGATATTTGCTTCCTTGCACAAAACACACAGGGGAAATGGGGAAGTAATCTAGATTCTCGACAATGGGAAAACGAACGCACTTTTCAAATTGCATTTCCTGAACGTTTGCGACTCTGTGAATTACTCCGATTTGGTGATATTGCAGTTCATATCCAAGACCCAGCAGAAGTAAGGTTTTTAACCAGTACAGGTCAATCTCTGCAAGCCTGTTTAGACCAACTCGAAATTGAGAAAGTCCTGGTTTATCATCGCTTGCGGGATTGTCGTGGTTTAATCACTAATCATATTCATAATGCAGTCACTCAATTCGTCACTGAAAAGGGTTGGATACCAATTATTTATTTTGCAGATGGCGTAGTATATCTTGCACCAGAAACTTATGAAGTTCCAAGTTTAACAGATATTCAAAATACAGCTTGGCAACGGATTCTTAAGGGAAATTTTAAGTATAACGAAGATGGTTTAGAGTCTTATATTATAAGAGGAGAAACTGGATTTGTAAGAGGACGTGAAGGTTTAAAAGCAGCCCCTTTAGCCTTTGAGCTATTTACTCCATTCGATTTACTTTGCCAACTTCCAAAGATAATAAAAACTAAGATAAATAACTCTAAAGCCTCCGATCGCTTAGAAGCAAGGAAACTGTCTTTGTCTCAACCGGAAAAAGAAAGACTAAATTTATATGCTGATGTTTGGGCAGATCGTATTGCAGAATTTATAACATTTGTACAAAGAAAATTTTTTCAAGAGCCTGGAAAACGTAAGTTATTTGTCAACTGGGTATTAGGAAAGCTAAATTTAGAGAAAATATTTTCTTACGAACAAACTCAAATTGAATCTGGAGGTAATAACTACGGATGGTATTGGGTAGCAACTCATTTCCTTGCAGAGAATAAGTTCGATCGACACCCCGATTCAGAGATATTGACTAAATTTCTTAATGATCTGGGTTATGAGCTTGCAGATTGGGCAAACAAAAATGATTATCTCCCAGAATATTTTAGTCCG
It contains:
- the cas10d gene encoding type I-D CRISPR-associated protein Cas10d/Csc3; the encoded protein is MTTLLQRLLIETLPKSEKESVLGEFIQTILPAVEREFSVPAMGGTEDKFSKNADQSLMVHVLNGLITAWNLSKELDEELSEEEARLLCLGFTLHDYDKYNHYCPIQPPPELQETDKIVNLCYQLAQKLNFAKFWEDWEDYLLDICFLAQNTQGKWGSNLDSRQWENERTFQIAFPERLRLCELLRFGDIAVHIQDPAEVRFLTSTGQSLQACLDQLEIEKVLVYHRLRDCRGLITNHIHNAVTQFVTEKGWIPIIYFADGVVYLAPETYEVPSLTDIQNTAWQRILKGNFKYNEDGLESYIIRGETGFVRGREGLKAAPLAFELFTPFDLLCQLPKIIKTKINNSKASDRLEARKLSLSQPEKERLNLYADVWADRIAEFITFVQRKFFQEPGKRKLFVNWVLGKLNLEKIFSYEQTQIESGGNNYGWYWVATHFLAENKFDRHPDSEILTKFLNDLGYELADWANKNDYLPEYFSPTHQSFNSYLASYLELSGWEGKNPNFEEELSAYTVAKSPNNWICSLSSGEFVAEEQLVTMVLFQPQLYSNKNVLGGRQIKRGISKIWSLEMLLRQTEWSVPMGKNFEKKRPVFLYIFPAYVYSPQTATAIKILAKQMERISLWDVHKHRDDLQNLPWQGRKPKAGRFDENYVTTEMPFVAIHMMTPPPKGKDDKPTVTESWVEPLFKALALPQLLGVKVVVTPSPEILYSSDKDFLESVKLDGVPDFWTLLGFDSSLRIQDIKPALEKLLVIYSIHLDNRSSKKDARWSALNSTVREVITDVLNVFAIAQQGLRSQKHEPLPEEVKQYWQFADLLAQGDSMKENRLKLTKRLVSEYRYFYQVRISESS